One segment of Mycobacterium spongiae DNA contains the following:
- a CDS encoding DNA-3-methyladenine glycosylase I, giving the protein MNNQEQVRCGWAVLRPGPDAELYREYHDHEWGRPLYGRVALFERLSLEAFQSGLSWLIILRKRENFRRAFAGFDIETVASYTDADVQRLLADDGIVRNRAKIEATVANARAAANLGSSEDLSELMWSFAPPPRPRPADLSEIPSVSAESKAMARELKRRGFRFVGPTTVYALMQATGMVDDHIRDCWVPAHS; this is encoded by the coding sequence GTGAACAACCAGGAGCAAGTTCGCTGCGGCTGGGCGGTACTGCGCCCGGGGCCCGACGCCGAGCTCTACCGCGAGTATCACGACCACGAATGGGGCCGGCCCCTGTACGGTCGGGTGGCGTTGTTCGAGCGGTTGAGCCTGGAAGCCTTCCAGAGTGGCCTATCGTGGCTGATCATCCTGCGCAAGCGGGAGAATTTCCGCCGCGCGTTCGCGGGGTTCGACATCGAGACAGTCGCTTCCTATACGGATGCGGACGTGCAGCGGCTGCTGGCCGATGACGGGATCGTCCGCAACCGGGCCAAGATCGAGGCGACGGTCGCCAACGCGCGTGCCGCGGCGAACCTGGGATCCTCAGAAGACCTGTCCGAGCTGATGTGGTCCTTCGCGCCGCCACCTCGGCCTCGGCCGGCCGATCTATCCGAGATTCCCTCGGTAAGTGCGGAATCGAAGGCGATGGCACGTGAGCTGAAGCGGCGTGGGTTCCGCTTCGTGGGACCCACGACCGTCTATGCGCTGATGCAAGCGACCGGGATGGTCGATGACCATATTCGGGACTGCTGGGTGCCCGCTCACTCGTGA
- the glgA gene encoding glycogen synthase codes for MRVAMLTREYPPEVYGGAGVHVTELVSRLRRLCEVDVHCIGAPRAGALAHQPDPRLSGANAALSTLSSDLVMAAAVTAANVVHSHTWYTGLAGHLAARLHHIPHVLTAHSLEPRRPWKAEQLGAGYHVSTWVEQTAVLAADAVIAVSSSMRDDIQRVYPRLDPSLVHVVRNGIDTHVWYPTGPTDATSVLAELGVDPKRPTVAFVGRITRQKGVAHLIAAAHRFVPEAQLLLCAGAPDTPEIAREVRAAISALACSRTGVFWVRDRLRIEDLREILSAATLFVCPSVYEPLGIVNLEAMACGTAVVASDVGGIPEVVSDGITGSLVHYAPDDPAAYEARLAEAVNALIADPARAARYGQAGRQRCVEEFSWERAAKQTLDIYRKVCE; via the coding sequence ATGCGGGTGGCGATGTTGACTCGGGAGTACCCACCGGAGGTCTATGGCGGGGCGGGGGTGCATGTCACCGAACTGGTATCCCGGCTGCGGCGGCTGTGCGAGGTTGACGTGCATTGCATCGGCGCGCCCCGCGCCGGCGCGTTGGCCCATCAGCCCGACCCGCGGCTAAGCGGCGCCAACGCGGCGCTGTCCACCTTGTCGTCGGACCTCGTGATGGCAGCTGCGGTCACTGCGGCCAACGTTGTGCATTCGCACACTTGGTACACCGGCCTGGCCGGGCACTTGGCGGCGAGGCTTCACCACATCCCCCACGTCCTGACCGCGCATTCGCTCGAGCCGCGGCGGCCGTGGAAAGCCGAGCAACTCGGCGCTGGCTATCACGTGTCCACATGGGTGGAGCAGACGGCGGTGCTGGCCGCTGACGCGGTCATCGCGGTCAGCTCGAGCATGCGCGATGACATTCAGCGGGTCTATCCGAGGTTGGATCCGAGCTTGGTGCACGTCGTCCGGAACGGGATCGACACTCACGTGTGGTACCCCACCGGGCCGACGGACGCCACGTCGGTACTGGCCGAGCTGGGCGTCGACCCGAAGCGGCCAACGGTGGCGTTCGTGGGCCGCATCACCCGGCAGAAAGGCGTTGCCCATTTGATAGCCGCCGCGCACCGATTCGTCCCCGAGGCGCAGCTCCTCCTGTGCGCCGGTGCTCCTGACACCCCGGAGATAGCCCGTGAAGTGCGCGCAGCCATCAGCGCGTTGGCCTGCAGTCGCACCGGGGTGTTCTGGGTTCGGGACCGGCTTCGGATCGAAGACTTGCGCGAAATACTTTCGGCAGCAACACTCTTCGTGTGCCCGTCGGTCTACGAGCCGTTGGGCATTGTTAATCTGGAGGCAATGGCGTGCGGGACCGCCGTTGTAGCCTCCGATGTGGGCGGGATTCCCGAAGTGGTCAGCGACGGCATCACCGGTTCGTTGGTGCATTACGCTCCTGACGACCCCGCCGCCTACGAGGCCAGATTGGCCGAGGCGGTCAATGCCCTCATCGCCGACCCGGCACGAGCGGCGCGCTACGGTCAAGCCGGGCGCCAGCGTTGTGTCGAAGAATTTTCCTGGGAACGCGCTGCCAAGCAAACCCTGGACATCTACCGGAAGGTGTGCGAATAG
- a CDS encoding DUF3117 domain-containing protein — MAAMKPRTGDGPLEATKEGRGIVMRVPLEGGGRLVVELTPDEAAALGDELKGVTS, encoded by the coding sequence ATGGCGGCGATGAAGCCCCGGACCGGCGACGGTCCACTGGAAGCAACCAAGGAGGGGCGTGGCATCGTGATGCGGGTACCACTTGAGGGTGGTGGCCGTCTCGTCGTCGAGCTGACGCCCGACGAAGCTGCTGCGCTCGGCGACGAACTCAAGGGCGTCACGAGTTAA
- the glgC gene encoding glucose-1-phosphate adenylyltransferase — MREVPHVLGVVLAGGEGKRLYPLTADRAKPAVPFGGAYRLIDFVLSNLVNARYLRICVLTQYKSHSLDRHISQNWRLSGLAGEYITPVPAQQRLGPRWYTGSADAIYQSLNLIYDEDPEYIVVFGADHVYRMDPEQLVRFHIDSGAGATVAGIRVPRATATAFGCIDADESGVIRGFVEKPLEPPGTPDDPETTFVSMGNYVFTTKVLIDAIRADADDDHSDHDMGGDIIPRLVADGRGAVYDFSDNEVPGATERDRGYWRDVGTLDAFYDAHMDLVSVHPVFNLYNKRWPIRGESENLAPAKFVNGGSAQDSVVGAGSIISAASVRNSVLSSNVVVDDGAIVEGSVIMPGARVGRGAVVRHAILDKNVVVGPGEMVGVDMEKDRERFAISTGGVVAVGKGVWI, encoded by the coding sequence ATGAGGGAAGTGCCGCACGTGCTGGGTGTCGTCCTGGCCGGCGGCGAGGGCAAGCGGCTTTACCCGCTAACGGCCGACCGTGCCAAGCCCGCCGTTCCCTTCGGTGGTGCCTACCGCCTGATTGACTTCGTACTTTCGAATCTCGTCAACGCTCGCTACCTGAGGATCTGTGTTCTCACCCAATACAAGTCGCACTCGCTGGACCGTCACATTTCGCAGAACTGGCGGCTGTCCGGTCTGGCCGGCGAATACATCACCCCGGTACCGGCGCAGCAGCGCCTCGGTCCGCGGTGGTACACCGGATCGGCCGACGCGATCTATCAATCGTTGAACCTGATTTACGACGAAGATCCTGAGTACATAGTGGTTTTCGGTGCCGATCACGTTTATCGGATGGATCCCGAACAGTTGGTTCGGTTTCATATCGATAGCGGGGCCGGCGCAACGGTGGCGGGCATTCGTGTTCCGCGTGCGACCGCGACCGCATTCGGCTGTATTGACGCCGACGAATCTGGCGTCATCCGTGGCTTTGTCGAGAAGCCGCTAGAGCCGCCCGGAACACCCGACGACCCTGAGACCACGTTCGTTTCCATGGGTAACTACGTCTTCACCACCAAGGTGTTGATCGACGCGATTCGCGCCGACGCCGACGACGACCATTCGGATCACGACATGGGCGGTGACATCATTCCCCGACTGGTGGCCGACGGCAGGGGCGCCGTCTACGACTTCTCGGACAACGAAGTACCTGGCGCCACCGAACGCGACCGCGGCTATTGGCGTGACGTGGGGACGCTGGATGCGTTCTACGACGCACACATGGACTTGGTGTCGGTGCATCCGGTGTTCAACTTGTACAACAAGCGCTGGCCGATCCGTGGGGAGTCGGAGAACCTGGCGCCGGCGAAGTTCGTCAACGGTGGCTCGGCTCAGGACTCGGTGGTCGGTGCCGGCAGCATCATTTCGGCGGCGTCGGTGCGTAATTCGGTGCTGTCGTCGAACGTTGTGGTCGATGACGGCGCGATCGTCGAGGGCAGCGTCATCATGCCGGGCGCTCGGGTCGGCCGCGGCGCTGTAGTCCGCCACGCGATCCTGGACAAGAATGTTGTCGTCGGACCTGGTGAAATGGTCGGAGTGGACATGGAGAAGGACCGGGAACGGTTCGCGATCAGCACCGGCGGCGTGGTCGCAGTCGGCAAGGGCGTCTGGATTTAG
- a CDS encoding DivIVA domain-containing protein — protein MALVLLYLVVLVLVAIVLFGAASLLFGRGEQLPPLPRATTATVLPAYGVTGADVDAVKFTQVLRGYKTSEVDWVLERLGRELDVLRGELAAMHAADNRSDVDGPDAANVADDEPVAHDRSGPT, from the coding sequence GTGGCGTTGGTGTTGCTGTATCTGGTGGTGCTGGTCCTGGTGGCTATCGTCTTGTTCGGAGCGGCCAGCCTACTTTTCGGCCGTGGCGAGCAGTTGCCGCCCCTGCCGCGGGCGACGACGGCGACGGTGCTGCCCGCATACGGGGTTACCGGCGCGGATGTCGACGCGGTCAAGTTCACTCAGGTACTGCGTGGCTACAAGACCAGTGAGGTGGACTGGGTGCTGGAACGGCTCGGCCGTGAGCTCGACGTGTTGCGTGGTGAGCTGGCCGCGATGCATGCGGCCGACAACCGATCAGACGTCGACGGCCCGGACGCCGCGAACGTTGCCGATGACGAGCCGGTCGCGCACGATCGTTCTGGCCCCACGTGA